From Micrococcus porci, one genomic window encodes:
- a CDS encoding response regulator: MPDSPEDEIRVLIADDQPLMSGALRVLVDSAPGMRCVGLVADGVEAVEAVEATRVDVVLMDMQMPRMDGVEATRRITASRPGTRVLAVTTFSSEDYLVPALRAGAAGYLLKDAEPATVLGAVEAVRRGESVLSPAVAAKLIAAVERDHPVVGPAAAEPGDPDGSDLTEREHQVLTLLARGRSNPEIAAELQVSESTVKANVGRVIDKLEVRDRVQVVIRAAQLGLVTLSLD, encoded by the coding sequence CCTCATGTCCGGCGCTCTGCGCGTCCTGGTGGACTCCGCGCCCGGGATGCGCTGCGTCGGCCTGGTGGCGGACGGCGTCGAGGCCGTCGAGGCCGTCGAGGCCACCCGCGTGGACGTCGTCCTCATGGACATGCAGATGCCCCGCATGGACGGCGTGGAGGCCACCCGCCGGATCACCGCCTCCCGGCCGGGCACCAGGGTGCTGGCCGTCACCACCTTCTCCTCCGAGGACTACCTCGTCCCCGCCCTGCGCGCGGGCGCCGCCGGCTACCTGCTCAAGGACGCGGAGCCGGCCACCGTGCTCGGCGCCGTGGAGGCCGTACGTCGCGGCGAGTCCGTGCTCTCCCCCGCCGTGGCCGCCAAGCTGATCGCCGCCGTCGAGCGAGACCACCCGGTGGTCGGCCCCGCGGCCGCCGAGCCGGGCGATCCGGACGGCTCCGACCTGACCGAACGGGAGCACCAGGTCCTCACGCTGCTGGCGCGCGGCCGGTCCAACCCGGAGATCGCCGCGGAGCTCCAGGTGTCCGAGTCCACCGTCAAGGCCAACGTGGGCCGGGTCATCGACAAGCTCGAGGTGCGGGACCGCGTGCAGGTGGTCATCCGCGCCGCGCAGCTGGGCCTGGTCACCTTGTCCCTGGACTGA
- a CDS encoding thermonuclease family protein: MTHVAAQARVPKKGLIVFLVVAGVLLALGAASAVRGLVVARDTVEVVRVVDGNHVVVNADGEERTLTLAGVRSAIRNPEGLRVGPEYCMGEEAYAWLRDRLPQGATVRVDRSDEGAPEGEQSAVFTVAGKEVNVDMAKAGMAAPTGLGVSGDLEEQIAQANQQAQTAGGRNNGVGLYNRDETCTLGYQLYAAQTELEKVPTAPAANTVVEIDKKSVEYANALDAVRLVQQRIEGLDASSGDFTGLAYAPAKDRLLARANPVVDEGMQVLRDLNAQRNALAGG; the protein is encoded by the coding sequence ATGACCCACGTCGCCGCCCAGGCCCGCGTGCCCAAGAAGGGCCTCATCGTCTTCCTGGTGGTGGCGGGCGTCCTCCTGGCGCTCGGCGCGGCGAGCGCGGTGCGCGGTCTCGTCGTCGCGCGCGACACCGTCGAGGTGGTGCGCGTGGTGGACGGCAACCACGTGGTCGTGAACGCGGACGGCGAGGAGCGCACGCTCACCCTGGCCGGTGTGCGCTCGGCCATCCGCAACCCCGAGGGGCTGCGCGTGGGCCCGGAGTACTGCATGGGCGAGGAGGCCTACGCCTGGCTCCGGGACCGCCTCCCGCAGGGCGCCACCGTGCGGGTGGACCGCTCGGACGAAGGCGCCCCGGAGGGGGAGCAGTCCGCGGTGTTCACGGTGGCCGGCAAGGAGGTCAACGTGGACATGGCCAAGGCCGGCATGGCCGCGCCCACCGGCCTGGGCGTCAGCGGTGACCTCGAGGAGCAGATCGCCCAGGCCAACCAGCAGGCGCAGACCGCCGGGGGCCGGAACAACGGCGTGGGCCTGTACAACCGGGACGAGACCTGCACCCTGGGCTACCAGCTCTACGCGGCGCAGACGGAGTTGGAGAAGGTCCCCACCGCGCCGGCCGCGAACACCGTCGTGGAGATCGACAAGAAGTCCGTGGAGTACGCGAACGCCTTGGACGCGGTGCGCCTGGTGCAGCAGCGGATCGAGGGTCTGGACGCCTCCAGCGGCGACTTCACGGGCCTGGCGTACGCGCCGGCCAAGGACCGGCTCCTGGCGCGGGCGAACCCCGTCGTGGACGAGGGCATGCAGGTGCTGCGCGACCTCAACGCGCAGCGCAACGCCCTCGCCGGCGGCTGA
- the gcvT gene encoding glycine cleavage system aminomethyltransferase GcvT, whose amino-acid sequence MTESTRNSPLHPVHEAAGASFTDFGGWNMPLKYGSELAEHKAVRESAGLFDLSHMGEVRVSGPESGAMLDHALSSSISVLKPGRAKYALCLTDAGTVLDDLIVYRTDSGAEGEDQEFLVVPNAGNISAVVTALTQRASGWDVEVHDESSTTALVAVQGPQSEAILARLMPASAQELAELKYYGHVTLTVPTAAGDVQAVVARTGYTGEDGFELFLPASSTAEAGDRGSAVWSAVVKAAEEAGIALTPCGLASRDSLRLEAGMPLYGNELDTAHQPHASGVSFAVPASKEGDFVGKAALVGKDEVEEVLVGLKGEGRRAARHGYSVLDADGAVIGEVTSGAPSPTLGHPVAMARIRREHAAEGTSVQVDLRGRGEPFTVVPLPFYTRAR is encoded by the coding sequence ATGACCGAGTCCACGCGCAACTCCCCCCTGCACCCCGTCCACGAGGCCGCGGGCGCCTCGTTCACGGACTTCGGCGGCTGGAACATGCCGCTGAAGTACGGCTCCGAGCTGGCCGAGCACAAGGCCGTCCGCGAGTCGGCGGGCCTCTTCGACCTCTCCCACATGGGCGAGGTCCGGGTCTCCGGCCCCGAGTCCGGCGCCATGCTGGACCACGCCCTCTCCAGCTCCATCTCCGTGCTGAAGCCGGGCCGCGCCAAGTACGCGCTCTGCCTGACCGACGCCGGCACCGTCCTCGACGACCTGATCGTCTACCGGACCGACTCCGGTGCGGAGGGTGAGGACCAGGAGTTCCTGGTGGTGCCCAACGCCGGCAACATCTCCGCGGTCGTCACCGCCCTGACGCAGCGCGCGTCCGGCTGGGACGTCGAGGTCCACGACGAGTCCTCCACCACCGCCCTCGTGGCCGTGCAGGGCCCGCAGTCCGAGGCGATCCTCGCGCGGCTCATGCCCGCCTCGGCCCAGGAGCTCGCCGAGCTGAAGTACTACGGCCACGTCACGCTCACCGTGCCCACCGCGGCCGGGGACGTGCAGGCCGTGGTGGCCCGCACCGGCTACACCGGCGAGGACGGGTTCGAGCTGTTCCTGCCGGCCTCCTCCACCGCAGAGGCCGGGGACCGCGGCTCGGCCGTGTGGTCCGCCGTCGTGAAGGCCGCTGAGGAGGCGGGGATCGCGCTCACCCCCTGCGGCCTCGCCTCGCGCGACTCGCTCCGTCTCGAGGCGGGCATGCCGCTGTACGGCAACGAGCTGGACACCGCGCACCAGCCGCACGCCTCCGGCGTCTCCTTCGCCGTGCCCGCCTCCAAGGAGGGGGACTTCGTGGGCAAGGCGGCGCTCGTCGGCAAGGACGAGGTCGAGGAGGTCCTCGTGGGCCTGAAGGGAGAGGGCCGCCGCGCCGCCCGCCACGGCTACTCCGTGCTCGACGCCGACGGCGCCGTGATCGGCGAGGTCACCTCGGGCGCCCCCAGCCCCACGCTCGGCCACCCGGTCGCCATGGCGCGCATCCGCCGAGAACACGCCGCGGAGGGCACCTCCGTGCAGGTGGACCTGCGCGGCAGGGGTGAGCCCTTCACCGTGGTCCCGCTGCCCTTCTACACGCGGGCCCGCTGA